Proteins encoded together in one Scheffersomyces stipitis CBS 6054 chromosome 5, complete sequence window:
- a CDS encoding predicted protein, which translates to MAGKHKKLTFKEQMQGFPVRQMFIISIIRFSEPLAFTSLFPYLYFMIRDFHIAEREEDISKYSGYLASSFAFCQFLFAVRWGKLSDRIGRKIILLIGLFGTSLSLICFGFSQTYWTALISRSLAGVLNGNVAVLRTMIGEIATERRHQALAFSTLPLLFNFGSIIGPAIGGSKYLTHPRKENPYHPGETMALLEEGLSFYERFIRKYPYALSNIVVSCFLWFSLICGFLFLEETHEVCKYRRDYGVDLGDWLLLKLGFHPPVRPWHHHKHTRNSSSDNNQDNASISSETVDEDDDDDIQSVRPYISRRMSQAIVHRPSYANAFTSRVITVITGNFIISLHNVTYNEFLPVFLASRFRKDGLKFPFRIEGGFGLDVSYIGTLFSSTGIMGMLIVLLIFPMIDRNLGTINGYRLSVSIFPFVYFMVPLAIFTLHDYNPAFPKWVTPVILYTFTSLKTLASATGMPQVMLLNHRAAAKEHRAYVNSATMSIIALARCTGPIVFGYLMSLGDKLSTGELIWWVMSLLAGFGMIQSYWMEDYDDDEDEKVQPEPAADLFEAEALGEEDMQQDFTTIEVSDNEQSSLSTN; encoded by the exons ATGGCTGGTAAACACAAGAAGCTCACCTTCAAGGAGCAGATGCAGGGGTTCCCTGTGAGACAAATGTTCATTATCAGTATCATCCGTTTCTCGGAACCCTTGGCTTTCACGTCTCTTTTCCCATACTTGTATTTCATGATTCGTGATTTCCACATCGCAGAACGTGAGGAGGATATCTCCAAGTACAGTGGGTACCTTGCATCATCGTTCGCCTTCTGCCAGTTCCTCTTTGCTGTCAGATGGGGGAAACTCAGTGATCGTATAGGTAGAAAGATCATCTTGTTGATAGGCTTGTTTGGTACTTCACTCTCGTTGATTTGTTTTGGATTCAGTCAGACTTATTGGACAGCATTAATATCGCGTAGTTTGGCTGGTGTTTTGAACGGAAACGTCGCGGTTTTGAGAACGATGATTGGGGAAATCGCTACGGAAAGAAGACACCAAGCCTTGGCTTTCTCGACACTTCCactcttgttcaatttcgGTAGTATCATAGGTCCAGCCATTGGAGGTTCCAAGTACTTGACCCATCCTCGCAAGGAAAACCCGTACCACCCAGGGGAAACTATGGCATTGTTAGAAGAAGGACTTTCGTTTTACGAGCGTTTCATCAGGAAGTATCCTTATGCCTTGTCCAACATTGTAGTGAGTTGCTTCTTATGGTTCTCTTTAATTTGTGgatttttgtttcttgaagagacCCATGAAGTTTGCAAGTACAGAAGGGATTACGGAGTAGATTTGGGGGActggttgttgttgaaattgggCTTCCATCCACCGGTCAGACCATGGCACCATCATAAACACACTA GAAATTCCAGTCTGGATAACAACCAAGATAATGCCTCtatttcttcagaaactgttgatgaagacgatgatgatgatatcCAAAGTGTCCGTCCTTATATCTCTAGAAGAATGTCACAGGCTATT GTACATAGACCTTCTTACGCTAATGCCTTCACATCCCGAGTAATCACGGTCATCACAGGAAATTTCATCATCTCTTTACATAACGTCACCTACAACGAATTCTTGCCAGTTTTTTTGGCATCTAGATTCCGTAAAGACGGGCTCAAATTTCCGTTCAGAATAGAAGGTGGATTTGGTCTTGATGTCAGTTACATTGGTactttgttttcttctacagGTATCATGGGAATGTTAATTGTCCTTCTAATCTTCCCCATGATCGACCGTAACCTTGGAACCATTAACGGGTATAGATTGTCAGTATCAATCTTCCCATTCGTCTACTTCATGGTACCCTTAGCCATCTTTACTTTGCACGACTACAACCCAGCCTTCCCCAAGTGGGTTACCCCAGTTATACTATACACGTTCACGTCATTGAAGACGTTGGCTAGTGCAACAGGGATGCCTCAGGTTATGCTCTTGAACCACCGTGCTGCTGCCAAGGAACACCGTGCCTATGTGAACAGTGCTACTATGAGTATTATTGCTCTTGCCAGGTGTACTGGTCCGATTGTGTTTGGTTACTTGATGTCTCTAGGTGACAAGCTTTCTACTGGGGAATTGATCTGGTGGGTTATGTCTTTGCTTGCCGGATTTGGAATGATCCAGTCTTACTGGATGGAAGATtacgacgacgatgaagatgaaaaagtTCAACCTGAGCCGGCTGCCGATCTCTTCGAAGCAGAAGCCTTGGGTGAAGAAGACATGCAACAAGACTTCACTACAATAGAGGTTTCTGATAACGAGCAGTCTAGCTTGTCTACCAATTAG
- the MIP1 gene encoding mitochondrial DNA polymerase catalytic subunit (MItochondrial DNA Polymerase catalytic subunit: DNA polymerase gamma (Mitochondrial DNA polymerase catalytic subunit) (DPOG)~go_function DNA binding; DNA-directed DNA polymerase activity~go_process DNA replication) → EYHEAPRVNQVGIQYLSEGLHKKIFPSEPVDAYLKPEEPELLKIAKSHLKHNDLLDKKTNVVEPIDINNFPSLVGKTLDEHFYKIGKRSAEPYLTMANKLFSQELPPRPENWLFEPGWYRYTPDKEPESVPYPLEDELVFDVEVLYKRSSYSVLATCVSTEAWYGWVSPFLTNYAQDPSYSDWEHLIPFNSLKKPKLLVGFNVSYDRSRILEEYNIRQSQAFFLDGMALHVAISGICSQQRPKWQQHRKSKNQLEFSEEYEEEIAKTELAGFGEEISKELASDLVDDPWLDHGAPNSLANVLDFHCNVKLDKSQRDFFSSENPMDVISNFNDLMNYCASDVDATFAVTKKLFPEFLEKVPHPVSFAALRHLGTLILPTTTKWDNYISTAEEIYQDNRGQVSANLRTRAIELIQYIEKNDPKLKPNLDDDPWLRQLNWTIKEPRLKKDGTPTAKQAFMTGYPEWYRELFKTTDGATKQREMNLTVRTRITPLLLRLKWEGYPLIWTDSQGWCFKVPFDEEIFTKLETQNYIRAQLNQKDLDLLLPELRDNGNSFELFKVPHPDGAKKRCTQIMSKSYLRYFEDGTLTSEYNYAQEILSLNSAASYWMGNRTRISEQFVVYNDKSGEKNKFFDSKKEAKDATNMGIILPRLCTMGTITRRATENTWLTASNAKKNRIGSELKSLIEAPPGYCFVGADVDSEELWIASLVGDSMFKIHGGTALGWMNLEGDKHEKTDLHSKTAEILGISRGDAKVFNYGRIYGAGVKFATRLLKQFNSKLSEAEAEETAKLLYARTKGEMSSSKYLKRRLYHGGTESVMFNALESIAYQKNPRTPVLGAAITSALTIDNLNKNSYLTSRINWAIQSSGVDYLHLLVVSMEYLIDKYQIDARLSITVHDEIRYLVKESDKYKAALLLQISNVWTRAMFCEQLGIKEVPQSCAFFSEVDIDHVLRKEVSMDCVTPSNPKAIPVGESLGINQLLEVCGNGDILTDGSTPKKLKLSNYKYEKRVPVMKKLDEESNAIANIAKIRLQNSIDKEEWRKNIGTYIKSKKNSDFEEAQRQFD, encoded by the coding sequence GAATACCACGAAGCTCCCCGTGTTAACCAGGTGGGGATCCAGTATCTTTCAGAAGGGCTTCACAAGAAAATCTTTCCCTCTGAACCTGTGGATGCATACTTGAAGCCAGAAGAGCCTGAGCTTTTGAAGATAGCCAAACTGCATTTGAAACACAACGATTTGCTCGACAAAAAGACCAATGTAGTGGAACCTATAgatatcaacaacttccCATCATTAGTGGGAAAAACCTTGGATGAGCATTTCTACAAGATAGGCAAGCGTAGCGCCGAGCCATATTTAACTATGGCGAATAAGCTTTTTTCACAAGAACTTCCTCCAAGACCTGAAAACTGGTTATTCGAACCAGGCTGGTACCGATATACTCCTGATAAGGAGCCTGAACTGGTGCCGTATCCTTTGGAAGATGAGCTTGTGTTTGATGTAGAGGTACTATACAAGAGGTCCAGTTATTCCGTGCTAGCCACTTGTGTTTCAACGGAAGCTTGGTACGGTTGGGTTTCGCCATTCTTAACAAACTATGCCCAGGATCCCTCATACAGCGACTGGGAACATCTAATTCCTTTCAACAGCTTGAAAAAGCCCAAATTGCTCGTTGGATTCAACGTTAGCTATGATCGATCGAGAATCCTAGAAGAGTACAACATCAGACAGTCACAAGCGTTTTTCCTTGACGGAATGGCTCTCCACGTTGCTATCAGCGGAATTTGCTCACAACAAAGACCAAAATGGCAACAGCACAGGAAGAGCAAGAACCAGTTAGAATTCCTGGAAGAgtacgaagaagaaattgcGAAGACAGAATTGGCAGGGTTCGGTGAAGAAATATCCAAGGAATTGGCCAGTGACCTTGTAGATGATCCATGGCTAGATCATGGTGCTCCCAACTCGTTGGCTAATGTTTTAGATTTTCATTGCAATGTTAAATTAGACAAATCGCAACGagacttcttttcctctgAAAATCCCATGGATGTCATAAGTaacttcaacgatttgATGAACTACTGTGCTTCCGATGTAGATGCAACTTTTGCAGTCACAAAGAAGCTCTTTCCTGAGTTTCTAGAAAAGGTTCCACATCCTGTTTCATTCGCTGCTTTAAGACACTTGGGAACGTTGATCCTTCCGACTACCACGAAATGGGACAACTACATTTCTacagcagaagaaatctACCAGGATAATAGAGGTCAAGTTTCAGCAAACTTGAGAACTCGTGCTATTGAACTCATTCAGTATATCGAGAAAAATGATCCGAAGTTGAAACCAAACTTGGATGACGATCCCTGGTTAAGACAGTTGAATTGGACTATCAAAGAGCCTAGATTAAAGAAAGACGGAACACCGACAGCCAAACAGGCATTCATGACAGGCTATCCAGAATGGTACCGTGAACTCTTCAAAACGACCGATGGCGCCACCAAACAGAGGGAGATGAACTTGACTGTTCGTACTCGTATTACGCCTTTGCTTTTGCGACTCAAATGGGAAGGTTATCCATTGATATGGACAGATTCTCAGGGCTGGTGTTTCAAGGTACCttttgacgaagaaatttTCACAAAACTTGAAACTCAGAACTACATTAGAGCCCAATTAAATCAGAAGGATCTAGATTTACTACTCCCAGAACTACGCGATAATGGCAACAGCTTTGAGTTGTTCAAAGTTCCACACCCAGATGGAGCTAAGAAGAGATGTACTCAGATTATGTCAAAGAGCTATTTGCGTtattttgaagatggtACACTTACTTCTGAGTACAACTATGCTCAGGAGATTTTATCATTGAATTCTGCTGCTTCGTATTGGATGGGTAACAGAACGAGGATTTCTGAACAGTTCGTTGTTTACAATGACAAGAGCGGCGAGAAGAATAAGTTCTTTGAttccaagaaagaagctAAGGATGCTACAAACATGGGAATTATCTTGCCTAGACTTTGTACTATGGGTACAATTACTAGAAGAGCTACAGAAAACACATGGCTCACTGCTTCGAACGCCAAAAAGAACCGTATAGGTTCGGagttgaagtcgttgataGAAGCTCCACCAGGGTACTGTTTCGTAGGCGCCGATGTAGATTCGGAGGAATTATGGATTGCTTCCCTTGTAGGGGATTCCATGTTTAAGATCCATGGAGGCACAGCTCTTGGATGGATGAATTTGGAAGGCGACAAGCACGAGAAGACAGACTTGCATTCAAAAACGGCAGAAATCCTAGGGATATCTAGAGGTGATGCTAAGGTTTTCAACTATGGGAGAATATATGGAGCAGGTGTTAAGTTTGCAACTCGACTCTTGAAGCAGTTTAATTCCAAGTTGTCTGAAGCGGAGGCTGAAGAAACAGCAAAACTTTTGTATGCTCGTACTAAGGGAGAAATGTCTTCATCGAAATACTTGAAACGGAGACTTTACCATGGTGGAACCGAATCTGTCATGTTCAATGCCTTGGAAAGCATCGCCTACCAAAAGAATCCCAGAACACCGGTATTAGGAGCTGCTATCACTTCCGCATTGACTATTGACAACTTAAACAAGAACAGCTACTTGACGTCGAGAATCAATTGGGCAATTCAAAGCTCTGGTGTGGATTATTTACATTTACTTGTGGTTTCAATGGAGTATTTGATCGACAAGTACCAGATCGATGCCAGACTATCCATTACTGTTCACGATGAAATCAGATATCTTGTCAAAGAAAGTGATAAGTACAAAGCTGCCTTGTTATTGCAGATCAGTAATGTCTGGACTAGAGCCATGTTCTGCGAACAACTCGGCATCAAGGAAGTTCCACAATCGTGTGCTTTTTTCTCTGAAGTTGACATTGATCATGTGCTCAGAAAAGAGGTGTCTATGGATTGTGTTACCCCTTCAAATCCCAAAGCTATCCCAGTTGGCGAGTCGCTTGGGATAAACCAGCTACTCGAAGTTTGTGGCAATGGAGACATATTGACCGATGGAAGCACACCTAAGAAACTAAAGCTTTCGAACTACAAGTATGAGAAGCGAGTTCCAGTCATGAAGAAGCTCGACGAAGAATCGAATGCAATTGCCAATATAGCTAAGATCAGATTACAGAACTCTATTGACAAGGAAGAATGGAGAAAGAACATTGGCACATACATcaaactgaagaagaactcagactttgaagaagcacaACGACAATTCGAT
- a CDS encoding predicted protein translates to MAEYSNLKKADLVSVLKKLGVHTVSKDTKKVLVDKVEKYIDETPNGSSIVSGLVEAQIDEEDENEAIDETTLNEEADDDEDDDAAEVIPTATESEAADEDDKDYEAPPPLSLKEWIADPLIEQWENVLSKVYEFTDSVGITVLEYSDDLREKLSKSITLNYLEVLVEFFIFIYTTVPLVALKDNGANLQLFKDNIPFLAESTILLPDFTALLAHSALSIFFVWFILAVLFPLTVSYFVNFTRRVLIFDNNEGAVARIYSYDPFTFALSKLVVFYLVSHNLAPFLTLSKGSCFPASVYNFVVVQLGYYLKFNAVLGPLPWILGASNILISIYSQFEEF, encoded by the coding sequence ATGGCCGAATACTCCAACTTAAAGAAAGCCGACTTGGTCTCCGTGCTCAAGAAACTCGGTGTCCACACTGTCTCCAAAGACACCAAGAAGGTGTTGGTAGACAAGGTCGAGAAGTACATTGATGAGACACCAAATGGATCCTCCATTGTCTCCGGTCTCGTTGAAGCACAGattgacgaagaagatgaaaacgaagCCATTGACGAGACTACTTTGAACGAAGAAGccgacgatgacgaagatgacgatgcAGCTGAAGTCATCCCTACAGCTACTGAATCTGAAGCTgctgacgaagatgacaagGACTATGAGGCTCCTCCTCCTCTCAGTTTGAAGGAATGGATCGCTGACCCTTTGATCGAGCAATGGGAAAATGTCTTGAGCAAAGTCTACGAGTTCACCGACTCCGTGGGTATCACTGTGTTGGAATACTCTGACGACTTGAGAGAAAAGTTGTCTAAGTCGATCACCTTGAACTACCTCGAGGTGTTGgttgaattcttcatcttcatctatACAACTGTGCCTCTCGTTGCTCTCAAGGATAACGGTGCCAATCTTCAGCTTTTCAAGGATAATATTCCTTTCTTAGCTGAATCCaccattcttcttccagacTTCACCGCTCTTCTTGCTCACAGCGCCTTGTCTATCTTCTTTGTGTGGTTTATCTTGGCTGTCTTGTTCCCATTGACAGTATCGTACTTTGTCAACTTTACCAGAAGGGTTCTTATCTTTGACAACAACGAAGGGGCTGTCGCTAGAATCTACTCTTACGATCCTTTCACCTTCGCTTTGAGTAAGCTTGTAGTCTTCTACCTCGTCTCGCACAACTTGGCTCCATTCCTTACCTTGTCTAAGGGTTCTTGTTTCCCTGCTTCAGTGTATAACTTTGTTGTTGTACAGCTTGGTtactacttgaagttcaacgCCGTCTTGGGCCCACTTCCATGGATCCTCGGCGCTTCTAACATCTTGATTTCCATCTACTCTCAATTCGAGGAATTTTAG
- a CDS encoding predicted protein: protein MTRITSRESMSTLVGSIPSSDGSPSHNRPPIYAETNDNSDQGSLFTTLSDETMINQIARVLRLPVTTFTRVREFPLISTFLHSGVLLFSSMAEYEKESAYPILQTTSSKLNIFKMNSPILTICRYKSATEKFDYCKVYFKIYSTHINYYVLKFNHGDDSAEETVLLLNNNSHQPTVDFELEDSKFRIVGVTGTSSTFGTHSSIKVFVMKNNANLLTNDITVLKPEDHHKTRIKIGDGNQLSKVIEKQDRMGVNQQIEAEQPLVPVPLVTFVDEGSKKLEKNFLKNGTIKLFDYQEQLSEEAVKLATIVLVLREQEYRKYKGDNKPSYVK, encoded by the exons ATGACAAGAATAACCAGCCGAGAGTCTATGTCAACTCTTGTTGGTTCAATCCCCAGTTCAGATGGAAGTCCTTCTCATAACAGACCACCTATTTATGCCGAGACCAACGACAATTCCGACCAAGGTTCGTTATTTACAACCTTGTCTGACGAAACTATGATTAACCAGATTGCCCGCGTATTACGGCTTCCTGTAACGACATTCACTAGGGTACGAGAGTTTCCATTGATCTCTACGTTTTTGCATTCAGGAGTGCTATTGTTCAGCTCGATGGCAGAATACGAGAA GGAGCTGGCATACCCCATACTACAAACGACTTCGtccaaattgaacataTTCAAGATGAATTCTCCAATTCTCACCATCTGCAGATATAAACTGGCTACTGAGAAATTCGACTATTGTAAAGTGTACTTTAAAATCTACTCTACCCACATCAACTACTACGTACTAAAGTTCAATCACGGCGATGATAGTGCCGAAGAAACGGTTCTTTTACTCAATAATAACAGCCACCAGCCTACGGTAGACTTTGAGCTTGAAGACAGCAAGTTCCGTATTGTTGGTGTTACGGGGACGTCTTCTACTTTCGGAACTCATAGTCTGATAAAGGTGTTTGTCATGAAAAACAATGCCAATTTACTTACCAACGACATTACAGTTCTAAAACCGGAAGACCATCACAAGACCAGAATAAAAATCGGCGACGGAAACCAATTACTGAAAGTTATCGAAAAACAGGACAGAATGGGTGTGAATCAACAAATCGAAGCTGAACAGCCACTCGTTCCAGTTCCTCTAGTAACATTTGTGGACGAAGGAAGCAAGAAACTAGAGAAGaattttttgaagaatggaaCCATTAAGCTTTTCGATTACCAGGAGCAACTTTCGGAGGAAGCGGTGAAGCTAGCGACAATAGTCTTGGTATTGCGAGAACAAGAGTACAGGAAATACAAAGGTGATAACAAGCCTAGTTATGTGAAATGA
- a CDS encoding predicted protein: MQGLTVREQLEDFPVFQMSIISIIRIAEPVAFTSMFPYIYFMIKQFGVAAKEADISRYSGYLASAFSFSQFLCSVSWGRASERFGRKPVLLVGLMGTAISMIVFGFSTNFYIAFLARLMMGSLNGNVSVIRTTIGEIAVERRHQSIAFSSLTLLWSTGAIVGSWLGGVLTDTENLPEQIGQGPKGSSLLERYPFALSNIVVAGVLCTSIVIGWLFFEETHEHKRFDRDRGLEVGDYIRSKLGLEQPLRPWRKYSNVYDQRRRPERLMSDYDGNEMDRSSNSSESIELQLYSSIDPDAERAGAIPGSKPTHVDYVGAFTWPVINTILSHFILSFHNLVYSEFLPVLLAGKIQLKDLQFPFKIKGGFGFSSDTIGMILSLTGIVGILVVIFVFPIINTYFSTINGYRVALISFPISLVILPLLVFTLPEYNSHIPNKFFTGVCLYMITGLNTFSGATAFSQIIILIHRASPKKYRALINGYTLSITALARCLAPIIWGWIISKFDQMGYSGVSWWLLSCIAIGGFFHSFVLEDYQEEI; the protein is encoded by the coding sequence ATGCAAGGGTTGACAGTACGAGAACAGTTGGAAGATTTCCCCGTCTTCCAGATGTCCATCATCTCCATCATCCGGATAGCCGAACCAGTTGCTTTTACCTCCATGTTCCCCTATATATACTTTATGATTAAGCAATTCGGAGTAGCAGCCAAGGAAGCCGATATTTCGCGGTACAGTGGGTACTTGGCATCGGCTTTTTCTTTCAGTCAGTTTCTCTGTTCGGTACTGTGGGGTAGGGCGTCGGAACGTTTTGGGCGCAAACCAGTTCTCCTAGTGGGTCTAATGGGTACAGCAATATCGATGATTGTGTTTGGATTCAGCACCAATTTCTATATTGCGTTTTTAGCCCGGTTGATGATGGGATCCTTGAATGGAAATGTCTCAGTTATCAGAACAACCATTGGTGAAATTGctgtagaaagaagacacCAGTCTATAGCCTTTAGCTCTCTTACTTTATTATGGAGTACAGGAGCAATTGTTGGATCTTGGTTGGGTGGAGTTTTGACAGACACAGAAAACTTACCAGAGCAAATTGGACAGGGTCCCAAGGGCTCTAGTCTATTAGAAAGATACCCGTTTGCACTTTCCAACATCGTAGTAGCAGGAGTTTTGTGCACTAGCATTGTAATTGGGTGGCTTTTCTTCGAAGAAACCCACGAACATAAACGATTTGATAGAGACAGAGGTCTTGAAGTGGGGGATTATATTAGATCGAAACTTGGTCTAGAACAGCCTTTAAGACCATGGAGGAAATATTCCAATGTCTACGACCAACGTCGCCGTCCAGAAAGACTAATGAGTGATTATGATGGAAATGAAATGGACAGAAGTAGCAATTCTTCGGAAAGTATAGAGCTACAATTGTATTCGCTGATAGATCCAGACGCAGAAAGAGCAGGAGCAATTCCTGGCTCAAAGCCTACTCATGTAGATTATGTCGGCGCCTTTACCTGGCCAGTCATAAATACCATCCTCAGTCATTTCATACTATCTTTCCATAACTTGGTGTATTCCGAATTCCTTCCTGTACTTCTTGCAGGCAAGATTCAGCTTAAGGATTTGCAATTTCcattcaagatcaaggGTGGCTTTGGGTTCTCCTCTGATACAATTGGGATGATCCTTTCGCTCACTGGGATAGTTGGGATCTTGGTGGTAATATTTGTCTTCCCCATTATAAACACCTACTTCAGTACTATAAATGGGTACCGAGTGGCACTTATATCTTTCCCCATTTCACTTGTAATTCTACCACTATTGGTGTTTACACTTCCAGAATACAACTCTCATATTCCGAACAAGTTCTTTACAGGAGTTTGTTTGTATATGATTACAGGTTTGAATACGTTTTCTGGTGCTACAGCATTCTCCCAGATCATCATCTTAATCCATAGAGCTCTGCCCAAGAAGTACCGTGCACTCATCAACGGCTACACGTTGAGCATCACAGCACTAGCTAGATGTCTTGCACCCATTATCTGGGGCTGGATCATCTCCAAGTTTGACCAGATGGGCTACAGCGGAGTATCGTGGTGGCTCTTGTCGTGTATAGCCATAGGTGGCTTCTTCCATTCGTTCGTACTAGAGGACTACCAGGAGGAGATTTAG